The following proteins are co-located in the Piliocolobus tephrosceles isolate RC106 unplaced genomic scaffold, ASM277652v3 unscaffolded_18572, whole genome shotgun sequence genome:
- the CALML6 gene encoding calmodulin-like protein 6 has product MTERLSAEQIKEYKGVFEMFDEEGNGKVKTGELERLMSLLGINPTKSELASMAKDVDRDNKGFFNCDGFLALMGVYHEKAQNQESELRAAFRIFDKEGKGYIDWNTLKYVLMNAGEPLNEVEAEQMMKEADKDGDGTIDYEEFVAMMTGESFKLIQ; this is encoded by the exons ATG ACAGAGCGCCTGTCGGCTGAGCAGATCAAGGAGTATAAGGGAGTCTTTGAGATGTTTGATGAAGAGGGCAACGGGAAGGTGAAGACGGGGGAGCTGGAGCGGCTCATGAGCCTGCTGGGTATCAACCCCACCAAGAGTGAGCTGGCCTCGATGGCCAAGGACGTGGACAGAGACA ACAAAGGGTTCTTCAACTGCGATGGTTTCCTGGCACTAATGGGAGTTTACCATGAGAAGGCCCAGAACCAGGAGAGCGAGCTGAGGGCAGCATTCCGCATCTTCGACAAAGAGGGCAAGGGCTACATTGATTGGAACACACTCAA GTACGTGCTCATGAATGCAGGGGAGCCCCTCAATGAGGTGGAGGCAGAGCAGATGATGAAGGAGGCTGACAAGGACGGGGACGGGACCATCGACTATGAGG AGTTTGTGGCCATGATGACCGGGGAGTCCTTCAAGCTGATCCAGTAG